The proteins below are encoded in one region of Sphaerodactylus townsendi isolate TG3544 linkage group LG06, MPM_Stown_v2.3, whole genome shotgun sequence:
- the STK40 gene encoding serine/threonine-protein kinase 40 isoform X1: MELRMKRRASDRGGGETSAKALCSGISSNNAKRAGPFILGPRLGNSPVPSIVQCLARKDGTDDFYQLKILTLEDRNDKGTETQEERQGKMLLHTEYSLLSLLHNQDGVVHHHGLFQDRACELVEDLESNRMVRKMKKRICLVLDCLCAHDFSDKTADLINLQHYVIKEKRLSERETVVIFYDVVRVVEALHKKNIVHRDLKLGNMVLNKRTHRITITNFCLGKHLVSEDDLLKDQRGSPAYISPDVLSGRPYRGKPSDMWALGVVLFTMLYGQFPFYDSIPQELFRKIKAAEYTIPEDGSYSENTVCLIRKLLVLDPQQRLTASEVLDSLSSIIASWQSMSLLSGPLQVVPDIDDQVANPESAHEAKVTEECSQYEFENYMRQQLMLAEEKNTLHEAKGFLQKRQFGNIPPVRRLGHDAQPMNPLDAAILAQRYLRK; the protein is encoded by the exons GGCCTCGCTTGGGCAACTCCCCGGTGCCTAGCATCGTCCAGTGTTTGGCAAGAAAAGATGGGACGGATGACTTTTACCAGCTCAAG ATCCTTACCTTGGAGGACAGGAACGACAAAGGCACAGAAACCCAGGAGGAACGTCAGGGCAAGATGCTGCTTCATACGGAGtactcccttctctctctcctgcacAACCAGGATGGGGTAGTCCACCACCATGGCCTTTTCCAG GACCGAGCTTGCGAGCTAGTGGAGGACCTGGAATCCAACCGGATGGTCCGCAAGATGAAGAAGCGTATCTGTCTGGTGCTGGACTGCCTCTGTGCTCATGACTTCAGCGACAAGACAGCCGACCTCATCAACCTCCAGCATTACGTTATCAAGGAGAAGCGCCTCAGCGAGCGGGAGACGGTGGTCATCTTCTATGACGTCGTGCGGGTGGTGGAGGCCTTGCATAAG AAGAACATTGTGCATCGAGACTTGAAGCTGGGCAACATGGTGCTGAACAAAAG GACCCACCGAATCACTATCACAAACTTCTGCCTCGGCAAGCACTTGGTGAGCGAAGATGATCTCTTGAAGGACCAGCGGGGGAGCCCAGCCTACATTAGTCCTGATGTTCTCAGTG GTCGGCCCTATCGCGGGAAGCCCAGTGACATGTGGGCCCTGGGTGTGGTCCTTTTCACCATGCTGTACGGGCAGTTCCCCTTCTACGACAGCATCCCTCAGGAGCTCTTCCGCAAAATCAAGGCTGCCGAATATACCATCCCAGA AGATGGAAGTTATTCGGAAAACACAGTCTGCTTGATCCGGAAGCTGCTCGTCTTGGACCCTCAGCAGCGCCTGACGGCCTCCGAGGTGCTTGACTCCCTCAGTTCCATCATTGCCTCGTG GCAGTCAATGTCCTTGCTGAGCGGACCTTTGCAGGTGGTACCAGATATCGATGACCAGGTGGCAAATCCAGAAAGTGCACATGAG GCCAAGGTGACCGAAGAGTGCTCTCAGTATGAGTTTGAGAACTACATGAGGCAGCAGCTGATGCTGGCCGAGGAGAAGAACACGCTTCACGAGGCCAAGGGCTTCCTCCAAAAGCGGCAGTTCGGGAATATTCCGCCGGTGCGCCGCCTGGGCCACGATGCTCAGCCAATGAACCCCCTTGACGCAGCCATCCTGGCACAGCGCTACCTGCGGAAGTAG
- the STK40 gene encoding serine/threonine-protein kinase 40 isoform X2, which translates to MKRRASDRGGGETSAKALCSGISSNNAKRAGPFILGPRLGNSPVPSIVQCLARKDGTDDFYQLKILTLEDRNDKGTETQEERQGKMLLHTEYSLLSLLHNQDGVVHHHGLFQDRACELVEDLESNRMVRKMKKRICLVLDCLCAHDFSDKTADLINLQHYVIKEKRLSERETVVIFYDVVRVVEALHKKNIVHRDLKLGNMVLNKRTHRITITNFCLGKHLVSEDDLLKDQRGSPAYISPDVLSGRPYRGKPSDMWALGVVLFTMLYGQFPFYDSIPQELFRKIKAAEYTIPEDGSYSENTVCLIRKLLVLDPQQRLTASEVLDSLSSIIASWQSMSLLSGPLQVVPDIDDQVANPESAHEAKVTEECSQYEFENYMRQQLMLAEEKNTLHEAKGFLQKRQFGNIPPVRRLGHDAQPMNPLDAAILAQRYLRK; encoded by the exons GGCCTCGCTTGGGCAACTCCCCGGTGCCTAGCATCGTCCAGTGTTTGGCAAGAAAAGATGGGACGGATGACTTTTACCAGCTCAAG ATCCTTACCTTGGAGGACAGGAACGACAAAGGCACAGAAACCCAGGAGGAACGTCAGGGCAAGATGCTGCTTCATACGGAGtactcccttctctctctcctgcacAACCAGGATGGGGTAGTCCACCACCATGGCCTTTTCCAG GACCGAGCTTGCGAGCTAGTGGAGGACCTGGAATCCAACCGGATGGTCCGCAAGATGAAGAAGCGTATCTGTCTGGTGCTGGACTGCCTCTGTGCTCATGACTTCAGCGACAAGACAGCCGACCTCATCAACCTCCAGCATTACGTTATCAAGGAGAAGCGCCTCAGCGAGCGGGAGACGGTGGTCATCTTCTATGACGTCGTGCGGGTGGTGGAGGCCTTGCATAAG AAGAACATTGTGCATCGAGACTTGAAGCTGGGCAACATGGTGCTGAACAAAAG GACCCACCGAATCACTATCACAAACTTCTGCCTCGGCAAGCACTTGGTGAGCGAAGATGATCTCTTGAAGGACCAGCGGGGGAGCCCAGCCTACATTAGTCCTGATGTTCTCAGTG GTCGGCCCTATCGCGGGAAGCCCAGTGACATGTGGGCCCTGGGTGTGGTCCTTTTCACCATGCTGTACGGGCAGTTCCCCTTCTACGACAGCATCCCTCAGGAGCTCTTCCGCAAAATCAAGGCTGCCGAATATACCATCCCAGA AGATGGAAGTTATTCGGAAAACACAGTCTGCTTGATCCGGAAGCTGCTCGTCTTGGACCCTCAGCAGCGCCTGACGGCCTCCGAGGTGCTTGACTCCCTCAGTTCCATCATTGCCTCGTG GCAGTCAATGTCCTTGCTGAGCGGACCTTTGCAGGTGGTACCAGATATCGATGACCAGGTGGCAAATCCAGAAAGTGCACATGAG GCCAAGGTGACCGAAGAGTGCTCTCAGTATGAGTTTGAGAACTACATGAGGCAGCAGCTGATGCTGGCCGAGGAGAAGAACACGCTTCACGAGGCCAAGGGCTTCCTCCAAAAGCGGCAGTTCGGGAATATTCCGCCGGTGCGCCGCCTGGGCCACGATGCTCAGCCAATGAACCCCCTTGACGCAGCCATCCTGGCACAGCGCTACCTGCGGAAGTAG